Proteins found in one Brevibacillus brevis genomic segment:
- the spoIIP gene encoding stage II sporulation protein P, whose product MLLRVNVSLLAVFFLILLMPLSIARAATHVEVAVDQLNIRSEPGTTTQIVATLKKATRLPITKQQKDWTQVKLPNGNTGWVNNKYVKMIEVPQIKYVKSNVDMLNVRAEPNATAQILQIIDKNGVFLQMRKQGDWAQIKLSDQKNGWVRANYLTETAAPPPPKPPQVPAQIPDPTTIPAPPPPVVPSSTGSGFEQGTIVLTEGYEVYAQPDILGTVIGQIHGGMTINHYGYANGWYTINFNGTYAYIFKPMEQTGTVPSLPSSTPGVPATLPTTPPPSVQELQVRVKNPDSNIRNGPSTEHAIIGNVQPGQVFPVVQTVGDWYLIRLADNSTAYIAGWIVEKIQPAGTLPPTGATYEYNSGMIGNEKVYIYHTHNRESWRNVARNQQGSSVDDPEINITLVGKRLGELLQARGISAMASQDDFAQRLREQNKSYSMSYSESYKAVAAAAATSPHLQYIFDIHRDSDEPRSKVAITINGKTYSRMLFVIGTANPNHLANKKLAEELNARLEASYPGLSRGIILKGSNQGNGVYNQSISEGALLLEFGGTNNTLEEGYNTAEAFAEVFGNYLIESQIAFN is encoded by the coding sequence TTGCTTTTACGAGTAAATGTCAGCTTGCTAGCTGTTTTCTTCCTGATTTTGCTGATGCCTCTGTCCATTGCGCGAGCGGCCACCCATGTAGAAGTGGCGGTCGATCAGTTAAATATTCGAAGCGAGCCAGGTACGACTACCCAGATCGTCGCAACCCTCAAAAAAGCGACGCGGTTGCCAATCACCAAACAGCAAAAAGATTGGACCCAGGTAAAGCTGCCGAACGGCAATACCGGATGGGTCAATAATAAGTATGTGAAGATGATAGAAGTTCCACAGATCAAATATGTCAAAAGCAATGTGGATATGCTGAATGTTCGGGCAGAACCAAATGCCACTGCACAAATTTTGCAGATCATCGACAAAAACGGTGTGTTTTTGCAAATGAGAAAGCAGGGGGATTGGGCACAAATTAAGCTGTCTGATCAAAAGAACGGCTGGGTGAGAGCCAATTACTTGACGGAGACAGCGGCACCACCACCACCAAAACCACCACAGGTACCAGCACAAATCCCGGATCCGACAACAATTCCAGCACCGCCCCCTCCTGTAGTCCCATCCAGTACGGGGAGTGGATTCGAACAAGGGACAATCGTATTGACGGAAGGCTATGAAGTTTATGCGCAGCCAGATATTCTTGGTACCGTCATTGGTCAAATCCATGGCGGGATGACGATCAACCATTACGGATATGCAAATGGTTGGTATACCATCAACTTCAACGGTACCTATGCCTATATTTTCAAACCTATGGAACAGACTGGGACAGTTCCATCACTGCCGAGTTCAACACCGGGGGTACCAGCGACTTTGCCAACAACACCGCCGCCCTCTGTACAAGAACTACAGGTTCGTGTCAAAAATCCTGATTCCAATATCCGCAACGGTCCCTCAACCGAACATGCCATAATTGGAAATGTTCAACCCGGACAAGTATTCCCGGTTGTGCAAACAGTAGGAGACTGGTACCTCATCAGACTGGCAGACAATTCGACCGCCTACATCGCGGGGTGGATCGTAGAGAAAATTCAACCAGCTGGTACTCTGCCACCGACAGGAGCAACGTACGAGTACAACAGTGGGATGATTGGAAACGAGAAAGTGTATATCTATCACACCCATAACCGTGAGTCTTGGCGAAATGTTGCACGGAACCAACAAGGGAGCTCGGTAGATGATCCAGAGATTAACATCACGCTTGTTGGGAAACGGCTGGGCGAGCTATTGCAAGCAAGAGGCATTTCGGCAATGGCGAGCCAGGACGATTTCGCTCAGAGATTGAGGGAACAAAATAAAAGCTACTCGATGTCTTATTCCGAGTCGTACAAGGCGGTAGCTGCAGCGGCTGCAACCAGTCCGCACTTGCAGTACATTTTCGATATTCACCGGGACAGCGATGAGCCACGCAGCAAGGTAGCGATCACGATCAATGGCAAAACCTATTCCCGGATGCTGTTTGTAATCGGAACAGCGAACCCGAACCATCTGGCGAACAAAAAGCTGGCGGAAGAGCTGAACGCCCGTCTGGAAGCCTCTTATCCCGGATTGTCGCGGGGGATTATCCTGAAAGGTTCAAATCAAGGAAACGGGGTGTACAATCAGTCCATTTCCGAGGGCGCCCTGCTTTTGGAATTCGGCGGTACGAACAACACCTTGGAAGAAGGCTATAATACAGCAGAAGCCTTTGCCGAAGTTTTCGGGAATTACCTGATCGAATCTCAAATCGCATTCAATTAA
- a CDS encoding GNAT family N-acetyltransferase: protein MQGNGENIYVRLVQESDAQSLLALEMRNRDFFQNFTGTREETFYTLEGQIDRIKSALALKEEDRGYFFVIAKKGQDEIIGEVILSEVVRENLQSCWIGYFLDKAHNGKGYMTEAVKLVVAYAFETLGLHRLEAGVMPHNIGSIKVLLKAGFHKEGIAKKNVKINGRWEDHQTLAIVKEEQTDQVKPQVQRKNPGSVAPPMGAYTHLTVVPKGADLLVLSGQVGMDIHGELPTGMKEQVENTLQNILRNFESESVSADHIIKINIWATEQMDWKHFNQVWEKFHGGTPPAMTMSYVPALAVPSLKVEIEAWAAKW, encoded by the coding sequence ATGCAAGGAAACGGAGAGAACATTTACGTAAGACTGGTACAAGAATCGGATGCACAGAGCCTCTTGGCGCTTGAAATGAGAAACAGAGACTTCTTTCAAAACTTCACAGGGACGAGAGAAGAGACGTTTTACACGCTGGAAGGACAAATCGACAGGATCAAGAGCGCGTTGGCGTTAAAAGAAGAGGACAGAGGGTACTTTTTTGTCATTGCGAAAAAAGGACAGGATGAAATCATTGGGGAAGTGATCCTTTCGGAGGTCGTAAGGGAGAATCTGCAAAGCTGCTGGATCGGTTACTTCCTGGACAAAGCGCATAATGGAAAAGGCTACATGACTGAAGCAGTAAAACTCGTCGTGGCCTATGCCTTCGAGACATTAGGCCTTCACCGTTTGGAAGCAGGCGTGATGCCGCATAATATAGGTTCGATCAAGGTGCTGCTAAAAGCTGGTTTCCACAAGGAAGGGATTGCCAAGAAAAACGTGAAAATCAATGGTCGGTGGGAAGATCATCAAACACTGGCGATCGTCAAGGAAGAACAAACCGACCAGGTGAAGCCCCAGGTTCAACGTAAAAATCCTGGATCAGTTGCTCCGCCTATGGGAGCCTATACACATCTGACGGTCGTTCCAAAAGGAGCCGATTTGCTCGTGCTTTCTGGGCAGGTAGGAATGGACATTCATGGAGAGTTGCCGACAGGTATGAAAGAACAAGTAGAAAACACGCTACAGAACATACTGCGCAATTTTGAAAGTGAATCAGTTAGCGCGGACCATATCATCAAAATCAATATATGGGCAACCGAGCAAATGGATTGGAAGCATTTTAATCAGGTATGGGAGAAGTTCCACGGGGGGACACCGCCAGCGATGACCATGTCTTACGTCCCGGCATTGGCAGTCCCTTCGCTCAAAGTGGAGATAGAAGCTTGGGCAGCGAAATGGTAG
- a CDS encoding acyl-CoA thioesterase — protein sequence MTIQRFVRESRTFKASHVLPPDTNNHNTLFGGRLMAHIDDVAAISAMKHARGPVVTASTDSVDFLQPIRVDNEVALEAFVTWTHNTSMEVFVKIVAEDLLTGVRCVCATSFLTFVAIGEDGRPTPVPKVVPETEEEVFLHNGADERAAARKIRRKDNKHLADMLGTRRPWEPLLNTP from the coding sequence ATGACGATTCAACGTTTTGTTCGGGAGTCGCGCACGTTTAAAGCAAGCCATGTGCTGCCCCCGGATACGAACAATCACAATACGCTGTTCGGCGGCAGGCTGATGGCGCATATCGACGATGTTGCTGCTATCTCTGCCATGAAGCATGCCCGGGGGCCAGTTGTGACAGCCTCCACAGATTCCGTCGACTTTTTGCAGCCAATCCGGGTGGACAATGAGGTTGCACTCGAAGCCTTCGTCACATGGACGCATAATACGTCGATGGAGGTCTTCGTCAAAATTGTTGCGGAGGATTTGCTAACGGGCGTTCGATGCGTCTGTGCCACATCATTTCTCACGTTTGTAGCGATTGGCGAGGATGGGCGGCCTACCCCTGTACCCAAGGTCGTGCCGGAGACGGAAGAGGAAGTATTCCTGCATAATGGTGCTGACGAGCGAGCGGCGGCACGAAAAATCAGGCGGAAGGATAACAAGCATCTCGCGGATATGCTTGGAACGAGACGTCCGTGGGAGCCATTATTGAACACCCCGTAA
- a CDS encoding GNAT family N-acetyltransferase — translation MRIAVEKLSIQDAASLFQFEVRNRAFFEKSVPSRGDAYYQYDHFLRGLQALLDEQAQGISFFGLIKNSQGDILGRMNLVDIEKDEGIGHLGYRVGEDTAGKGVASQALKLFLEGHAPHLNVRMICAKTTPDNISSQKVLLKNGFKPYEMEPETTDDFLHYRLSVV, via the coding sequence ATGAGGATTGCTGTCGAAAAATTAAGCATACAGGATGCAGCCAGCTTGTTTCAATTTGAAGTGCGCAATCGCGCCTTTTTTGAAAAATCGGTTCCCAGTCGGGGAGATGCTTACTACCAATATGACCATTTTTTACGAGGTCTGCAAGCCTTGCTCGACGAGCAGGCGCAAGGAATCTCGTTTTTTGGCCTCATCAAAAACAGCCAAGGTGACATCTTGGGCAGAATGAATCTGGTAGACATCGAAAAAGATGAAGGAATCGGACATCTCGGCTATCGAGTCGGGGAAGATACCGCTGGAAAAGGAGTAGCTTCACAGGCACTGAAGCTCTTTTTGGAGGGGCATGCTCCCCACTTGAATGTCAGAATGATCTGTGCGAAAACAACACCGGATAACATCTCCTCGCAAAAAGTGTTGCTGAAAAATGGATTCAAACCCTATGAGATGGAGCCGGAAACAACGGATGACTTTCTCCACTATCGCTTGAGCGTTGTCTAA